The following coding sequences are from one Bos indicus x Bos taurus breed Angus x Brahman F1 hybrid chromosome 5, Bos_hybrid_MaternalHap_v2.0, whole genome shotgun sequence window:
- the KRT74 gene encoding keratin, type II cytoskeletal 74 isoform X1, producing MSRQLNIKSGGDKGGFSGHSAVVLRKVGGSAASYRAPSKGAGAAFGSRSLYSLCRGDLCVPLKVVGSSVRTGGYNFRLGSGYGGVRASSFAGSMFGSVVLGPVCPSMCPPGGIHQVTVNKSLLAPLNVELDPEIQKVRAQEREQIMALNNKFASFIDKVRFLEQQNQVLGTKWELLQQLDLNNCRKNLEPILEGYIGNLRKQLEMLSGDRLRLDLELKGMRDLVEDYKKRYEVEINQRTAAENDFVVLKKDADAAYTVKVELQAKVDSLDKDIKFLKCLYDAEVAQIQTHTSETSVILSMDNNRYLDLDSIIAEVRAQYEDIALKSKAEAEALYQSKIQELQLAAGRHGDDLKHTKNEMSELNRLIQRIRCEIANVKKQAFSVCSKPAPCPLQCANLETAIADAEQRGDSALKDARAKLDELEAAMHQAKEELARMLREYQELMSLKLALDMEIATYSKLLEGEECWMSGENPSSVSISVISSSASSFGYHPGSSASTDFGASTMASTGTSSSSSTQSWQTRAKGARVGDPKDSQDKSTPVSSRARKAAR from the exons ATGAGCCGGCAACTGAATATCAAGTCTGGTGGTGACAAGGGGGGCTTCAGTGGGCACTCGGCGGTGGTGCTGAGGAAGGTTGGGGGCAGTGCGGCTTCTTACCGCGCACCCAGCAAAGGAGCTGGTGCTGCCTTTGGAAGCCGAAGCCTCTACAGTCTCTGTAGAGGGGATCTCTGTGTTCCCCTCAAGGTGGTTGGCAGCAGTGTTCGGACTGGAGGTTACAACTTCAGGCTTGGCTCTGGGTATGGAGGGGTCCGGGCCAGCAGCTTTGCCGGCAGCATGTTTGGCAGTGTGGTCCTGGGGCCTGTGTGCCCATCCATGTGCCCACCTGGGGGCATCCACCAGGTCACTGTCAACAAGAGCCTCCTGGCTCCCCTCAACGTGGAGCTGGACCCGGAGATCCAGAAGGTGCGCGCCCAGGAGCGGGAGCAGATCATGGCTCTGAACAACAAGTTCGCCTCCTTCATCGACAAG GTGAGGTTCCTGGAGCAGCAGAACCAGGTGCTGGGGACCAAGTGGGAGCTGCTGCAGCAACTGGACCTGAACAACTGTAGGAAAAACCTGGAGCCCATCCTCGAGGGCTACATTGGCAACCTGCGGAAGCAGCTGGAGATGCTATCTGGGGACCGGTTGAGGCTGGACTTGGAGCTGAAGGGCATGCGGGACCTGGTGGAGGACTACAAGAAGAG GTATGAGGTGGAAATTAATCAGCGCACAGCAGCTGAGAATGATTTTGTGGTGCTCAAGAAG GATGCAGATGCAGCCTACACAGTCAAGGTGGAGCTCCAGGCCAAAGTGGACTCTCTGGACAAAGATATCAAGTTCCTTAAGTGTCTGTATGATGCG GAGGTGGCCCAGATCCAGACTCACACCAGTGAGACCTCTGTCATCCTGTCCATGGACAACAACCGTTACCTGGACTTGGACAGCATCATTGCCGAGGTCCGAGCCCAGTATGAGGACATCGCCCTGAAGAGCAAGGCTGAGGCTGAGGCGCTGTACCAGAGCAAG ATCCAGGAGCTGCAGCTGGCAGCTGGCCGGCACGGGGACGACCTGAAACACACCAAGAATGAGATGTCGGAACTGAACCGGCTCATCCAGAGGATCCGCTGTGAGATTGCAAATGTGAAGAAGCAG GCCTTTTCTGTGTGCAGTAAACCTGCCCCATGTCCCCTTCAG tgtGCCAATCTGGAGACGGCCATCGCCGATGCCGAGCAGCGGGGAGACAGTGCCCTGAAGGATGCCAGGGCCAAGCTGGATGAATTGGAGGCTGCCATGCACCAGGCCAAGGAGGAGTTGGCCCGGATGCTGCGTGAATACCAGGAGCTCATGAGCCTGAAGCTGGCCTTGGACATGGAGATCGCCACCTATAGCAAGCTGCTGGAGGGCGAGGAGTGCTG GATGTCTGGGGAGAATCCCTCCTCTGTGAGCATTT CCGTCATCAGCAGCAGTGCAAGCAGCTTCGGCTACCACCCTGGATCCTCGGCCAGCACTGACTTTGGGGCCAGCACCATGGCCAGCACAGGGACCAGCAGCTCCAGCAGCACCCAAAGCTGGCAGACCAGGGCCAAAGGGGCACGAGTGGGAGACCCCAAGGACTCCCAAGACAAGAGCACCCCAGTCAGCAGCCGGGCAAGGAAAGCTGCCCGGTAA
- the KRT74 gene encoding keratin, type II cytoskeletal 74 isoform X2: MSRQLNIKSGGDKGGFSGHSAVVLRKVGGSAASYRAPSKGAGAAFGSRSLYSLCRGDLCVPLKVVGSSVRTGGYNFRLGSGYGGVRASSFAGSMFGSVVLGPVCPSMCPPGGIHQVTVNKSLLAPLNVELDPEIQKVRAQEREQIMALNNKFASFIDKVRFLEQQNQVLGTKWELLQQLDLNNCRKNLEPILEGYIGNLRKQLEMLSGDRLRLDLELKGMRDLVEDYKKRYEVEINQRTAAENDFVVLKKDADAAYTVKVELQAKVDSLDKDIKFLKCLYDAEVAQIQTHTSETSVILSMDNNRYLDLDSIIAEVRAQYEDIALKSKAEAEALYQSKIQELQLAAGRHGDDLKHTKNEMSELNRLIQRIRCEIANVKKQCANLETAIADAEQRGDSALKDARAKLDELEAAMHQAKEELARMLREYQELMSLKLALDMEIATYSKLLEGEECWMSGENPSSVSISVISSSASSFGYHPGSSASTDFGASTMASTGTSSSSSTQSWQTRAKGARVGDPKDSQDKSTPVSSRARKAAR, encoded by the exons ATGAGCCGGCAACTGAATATCAAGTCTGGTGGTGACAAGGGGGGCTTCAGTGGGCACTCGGCGGTGGTGCTGAGGAAGGTTGGGGGCAGTGCGGCTTCTTACCGCGCACCCAGCAAAGGAGCTGGTGCTGCCTTTGGAAGCCGAAGCCTCTACAGTCTCTGTAGAGGGGATCTCTGTGTTCCCCTCAAGGTGGTTGGCAGCAGTGTTCGGACTGGAGGTTACAACTTCAGGCTTGGCTCTGGGTATGGAGGGGTCCGGGCCAGCAGCTTTGCCGGCAGCATGTTTGGCAGTGTGGTCCTGGGGCCTGTGTGCCCATCCATGTGCCCACCTGGGGGCATCCACCAGGTCACTGTCAACAAGAGCCTCCTGGCTCCCCTCAACGTGGAGCTGGACCCGGAGATCCAGAAGGTGCGCGCCCAGGAGCGGGAGCAGATCATGGCTCTGAACAACAAGTTCGCCTCCTTCATCGACAAG GTGAGGTTCCTGGAGCAGCAGAACCAGGTGCTGGGGACCAAGTGGGAGCTGCTGCAGCAACTGGACCTGAACAACTGTAGGAAAAACCTGGAGCCCATCCTCGAGGGCTACATTGGCAACCTGCGGAAGCAGCTGGAGATGCTATCTGGGGACCGGTTGAGGCTGGACTTGGAGCTGAAGGGCATGCGGGACCTGGTGGAGGACTACAAGAAGAG GTATGAGGTGGAAATTAATCAGCGCACAGCAGCTGAGAATGATTTTGTGGTGCTCAAGAAG GATGCAGATGCAGCCTACACAGTCAAGGTGGAGCTCCAGGCCAAAGTGGACTCTCTGGACAAAGATATCAAGTTCCTTAAGTGTCTGTATGATGCG GAGGTGGCCCAGATCCAGACTCACACCAGTGAGACCTCTGTCATCCTGTCCATGGACAACAACCGTTACCTGGACTTGGACAGCATCATTGCCGAGGTCCGAGCCCAGTATGAGGACATCGCCCTGAAGAGCAAGGCTGAGGCTGAGGCGCTGTACCAGAGCAAG ATCCAGGAGCTGCAGCTGGCAGCTGGCCGGCACGGGGACGACCTGAAACACACCAAGAATGAGATGTCGGAACTGAACCGGCTCATCCAGAGGATCCGCTGTGAGATTGCAAATGTGAAGAAGCAG tgtGCCAATCTGGAGACGGCCATCGCCGATGCCGAGCAGCGGGGAGACAGTGCCCTGAAGGATGCCAGGGCCAAGCTGGATGAATTGGAGGCTGCCATGCACCAGGCCAAGGAGGAGTTGGCCCGGATGCTGCGTGAATACCAGGAGCTCATGAGCCTGAAGCTGGCCTTGGACATGGAGATCGCCACCTATAGCAAGCTGCTGGAGGGCGAGGAGTGCTG GATGTCTGGGGAGAATCCCTCCTCTGTGAGCATTT CCGTCATCAGCAGCAGTGCAAGCAGCTTCGGCTACCACCCTGGATCCTCGGCCAGCACTGACTTTGGGGCCAGCACCATGGCCAGCACAGGGACCAGCAGCTCCAGCAGCACCCAAAGCTGGCAGACCAGGGCCAAAGGGGCACGAGTGGGAGACCCCAAGGACTCCCAAGACAAGAGCACCCCAGTCAGCAGCCGGGCAAGGAAAGCTGCCCGGTAA